One window from the genome of Mucilaginibacter ginsenosidivorans encodes:
- a CDS encoding low molecular weight protein tyrosine phosphatase family protein: MPNLLFICSKNQWRSPTAELLFKNHPVHKARSAGTSDKARIRVSQKLIDWADVIFFMERRHKEMVAERFGLAGKKIIVLDIEDDYPFNDPELIGILKSALIDYL; the protein is encoded by the coding sequence TTGCCCAATCTCCTCTTTATCTGCAGCAAAAACCAATGGCGCAGCCCGACGGCCGAACTTTTGTTTAAAAACCATCCTGTTCATAAAGCACGTTCCGCCGGAACAAGCGATAAGGCGCGTATCCGTGTCAGCCAGAAATTGATTGATTGGGCCGATGTGATATTTTTCATGGAGCGCCGGCATAAGGAAATGGTCGCAGAACGTTTTGGCTTGGCCGGCAAAAAAATCATCGTTTTGGACATTGAAGATGATTACCCGTTTAACGACCCGGAGCTTATCGGCATCCTGAAATCGGCCCTGATCGACTATCTGTAG